In the genome of Triticum urartu cultivar G1812 chromosome 5, Tu2.1, whole genome shotgun sequence, one region contains:
- the LOC125510835 gene encoding ferredoxin--NADP reductase, root isozyme, chloroplastic-like — protein MATAAASQVAFSAPVGGSDRAVRSSGIQGINSLSFSNKSWIGTALACDSKAAAQSRHLCRAVQQSSKSKVSVAPLDLESAKEPPLNTYKPKGPYTATIVSVERAVGPNAPGETCHVVIDHGGNVPYWEGQSYGIIPPGENPKKPGNPQNVRLYSIASTRYGDSFDGKTASLCVRRAVYYDPETGKEDPSKNGVCSNFLCNSKPGDKIQMTGPSGKIMLLPESDPNATHIMIATGTGVAPYRGYLRRMFMEDVPNFRFGGLAWLFLGVANSDSLLYDEEFTSYLKQYPDNFRFDKALSREQKNKSGGKMYVQDKIEEYSDEIFKLLDGGAHIYFCGLKGMMPGIQDTLKKVAEQRGESWDQKLSQLKKNKQWHVEVY, from the exons GGCATCAACAGTCTCAGCTTCAGCAACAAATCATGGATCGGCACCGCATTGGCGTGCGACAGCAAGGCCGCGGCACAGTCGAGGCATCTCTGCAGGGCAGTCCAGCAGTCGAGCAAGAGCAAGGTCTCCGTCGCGCCCCTCGACCTGGAGAGCGCCAAGGAGCCGCCGCTCAACACCTACAAGCCCAAGGGGCCTTACACGGCCACCATTGTCTCGGTTGAGCGGGCGGTAGGCCCTAACGCCCCAGGAGAGACGTGCCACGTCGTCATCGACCATGGTGGCAATGTGCCGTACTGGGAGGGGCAGAGCTATGGGATTATTCCTCCG GGAGAGAACCCAAAGAAGCCTGGAAACCCACAGAATGTCAGGCTGTATTCCATTGCATCTACTCGGTATGGGGATTCATTTGACGGGAAGACTGCCAGTTTATGTGTTCGCCGTGCAGTTTATTATGATCCTGAAACTGGCAAGGAGGACCCCTCGAAGAATGGTGTCTGCAGTAATTTCCTATGCAACTCAAAGCCTGGGGACAAGATTCAGATGACAG GGCCCTCTGGCAAAATAATGCTCCTACCTGAGAGTGATCCAAATGCAACCCATATCATGATTGCCACTGGCACTGGTGTTGCTCCCTACCGCGGGTACCTACGCCGCATGTTCATGGAAGATGTCCCAAATTTCAGATTTGGTGGCCTGGCTTGGCTCTTCCTTGGTGTGGCTAATTCGGACAGCCTTCTTTATGACGAAGAATTCACAAGCTACCTGAAGCAGTATCCAGACAATTTCAG GTTCGACAAAGCACTAAGTAGGGAGCAGAAGAACAAGAGTGGCGGCAAGATGTACGTTCAGGACAAGATTGAGGAGTACAGCGATGAGATTTTCAAGCTTTTGGATGGCGGTGCACACATCTACTTCTGTGGTTTGAAAGGAATGATGCCAGGGATTCAGGATACACTCAAGAAGGTGGCAGAGCAGAGAGGGGAGAGCTGGGATCAGAAGCTATCGCAGCTcaagaagaacaagcaatggcaCGTTGAGGTTTACTAG